In the Brucella anthropi ATCC 49188 genome, one interval contains:
- a CDS encoding uroporphyrinogen-III synthase — protein MAGPAQIASLGRVLVTRPQPAGSETAAKLASRGYEPVLLPLSRTVALSFALPDGPFAALTVTSANAFHHIDTERLKPFLGLPLFAVGQGTAQAAQKAGFGHVIDGGGDAVRLAATMRRDLPEQSRVLYLAGRVRQPVFEDEIQAAKLDMHVADVYDTETIPYSASALRNVLDGAPFVAVMLYSGVAATSFVEAMHEIAPPFDEKTRFLCISARVADRLPSLWRANALVADHPDEGGLFRLFAKL, from the coding sequence TTGGCGGGGCCAGCACAAATCGCATCTCTTGGTCGCGTTCTGGTGACGCGGCCACAGCCGGCTGGCTCCGAAACCGCCGCCAAACTGGCGTCGAGGGGCTATGAGCCGGTTCTCCTTCCACTGAGCCGAACCGTTGCGCTTTCCTTTGCTCTGCCCGATGGCCCGTTTGCGGCTTTGACAGTGACGAGCGCCAATGCCTTTCACCATATCGACACGGAGCGGCTGAAGCCGTTTCTTGGCCTGCCGCTCTTTGCTGTGGGACAGGGAACAGCGCAGGCAGCGCAGAAGGCCGGGTTCGGTCATGTGATCGACGGGGGCGGTGATGCGGTTCGTCTTGCAGCGACGATGCGGCGCGATCTTCCCGAACAATCCCGTGTTCTTTATCTCGCCGGACGGGTGCGCCAACCGGTGTTCGAGGACGAGATACAGGCCGCCAAACTCGATATGCATGTTGCCGATGTCTATGACACGGAGACAATTCCTTATTCTGCGTCAGCACTTCGGAATGTGCTTGACGGCGCGCCTTTTGTCGCGGTCATGCTCTATTCCGGCGTTGCCGCGACGAGCTTCGTCGAAGCGATGCATGAAATCGCGCCGCCTTTTGACGAGAAAACGCGGTTTTTATGCATTTCTGCCCGTGTGGCCGACCGGTTGCCGTCGCTCTGGCGGGCAAATGCGCTTGTCGCAGACCACCCGGATGAAGGCGGACTTTTCCGGCTGTTTGCCAAACTTTGA